The following coding sequences lie in one Oncorhynchus masou masou isolate Uvic2021 chromosome 20, UVic_Omas_1.1, whole genome shotgun sequence genomic window:
- the LOC135506577 gene encoding G-protein coupled receptor 35-like, with protein sequence MNTSVVNDSSPSSTLDNLNNYMAQTKYLFTIAYALNLILGLPTNVYVLWLMVTGAVGTMASEFFSLNLTVSEIIYCLFNLLALLDYYLLNGLFLPARAFSTGLLTVSRPLFQCCICVERYLAVVHPVTFLKYKPLRYRVGCCGVVWLVVLGFCVVALFMSFSTTFYYFYLAQYLVVFSIELFCCLAVLRALRRPAPGEGEREGEGMNNMKRKAFWIILVILVSVVVSVLSVMVTVSFQGYLNFNNFYFALAISFSLIIISGFVQPLLYLHRAGKLPCIRGP encoded by the coding sequence ATGAACACCTCTGTGGTGAacgactcctctccctcctctaccctggACAACCTAAACAACTACATGGCCCAGACCAAATATCTCTTCACCATCGCCTACGCACTCAACCTCATCCTGGGTCTCCCCACCAATGTCTACGTCCTGTGGCTGATGGTGACCGGAGCTGTAGGGACGATGGCTTCAGAGTtcttctctctcaacctgaccGTGTCTGAGATCATCTACTGTCTATTCAATCTCTTGGCTTTGCTGGACTACTATCTGTTGAATGGCTTGTTCCTGCCTGCCAGGGCTTTCTCTACGGGTTTACTTACTGTCAGTCGTCCTCTGTTCCAGTGCTGTATCTGTGTGGAGCGCTACCTGGCAGTGGTCCACCCTGTAACCTTCTTGAAGTACAAACCCCTGAGATACAGggtggggtgttgtggtgttgtctggcTGGTGGTTCTTGGGTTCTGTGTTGTTGCATTGTTCATGTCTTTCTCAACCACCTTCTATTACTTTTACTTGGCTCAGTATCTGGTTGTGTTTTCCATTGAGTTGTTCTGCTGCCTGGCTGTTCTCAGAGCTCTGAGACGTCCCGCGccgggggaaggagagagagagggggaagggatgaACAACATGAAGAGAAAGGCTTTCTGGATCATTCTGGTAATTCTAGTGTCTGTGGTCGTGAGTGTTCTTTCTGTCATGGTCACTGTGTCTTTCCAAGGGTACCTGAACTTCAACAACTTCTACTTCGCTCTcgccatctctttctccctcataatTATCTCTGGGTTTGttcagcccctcctctacctccacagagCTGGGAAACTGCCCTGTATCAGGGGACCCTGA
- the LOC135506578 gene encoding P2Y purinoceptor 3-like: MALGHQPGPSAWTISLEHQPGPSAWTISLDHQPGPSAWTISLDHQPGPSAWTISLTKVGHPPGFDPCLTLGFFPACLFIMSALRYLLDSELDSVQYVLYTAAISINLILGLPTNVYVVWLIVTGAVGTMASDFFSLNLAVSEILYSLSNLMFIFHYHIQENGALWRVGAFFAGFNLFGRPLFQCCICVERYLAVVHPVTFLKYKPLRYRVGCCGVVWLMVLGFCFVNMFGEYQYLWWECFDLILNMLTLSVMLFCCLAVLWALKRSGPGEGEREGEGMNNMKLRAFRIISVIMVSMIVSYLPLVLILVSLGNCPVSGDPEAEVPLGKDIKFNDSF; the protein is encoded by the exons ATGGCGCTGGGCCATCAGCCCGGACCATCAGCCTGGACCATCAGCCTGGAGCATCAGCCTGGACCATCAGCCTGGACCATCAGCCTGGACCATCAGCCTGGACCATCAGCATGGACCATCAGCCTGGACCATCAGCCTGGACCATCAGCCTGGACCATCAGCCTAACAAAAGTGGGACA tcctcccggttttgacccctgcctgactctgGGCTTCTTTCCCGCCTGCCTGTTCATCATGTCTGCCCTtcggtaccttttggactctgaactggat TCGGTCCAGTATGTTctgtacactgctgccatctccATCAACCTCATCCTGGGTCTCCCCACCAATGTCTACGTTGTGTGGCTGATAGTGACCGGAGCTGTAGGGACGATGGCTTCAGACTTCTTCTCTCTCAACCTGGCTGTGTCTGAGATCCTCTACAGCCTGTCCAATCTGATGTTTATTTTTCATTATCACATCCAAGAGAATGGAGCTTTATGGAGAGTTGGTGCATTCTTTGCCGGTTTCAACCTCTTTGGCCGTCCTCTGTTCCAGTGCTGTATCTGTGTGGAGCGCTACCTGGCGGTGGTCCACCCTGTAACCTTCCTGAAGTACAAACCCCTGAGATACAGggtggggtgttgtggtgttgtctggcTGATGGTGCTTGGGTTCTGCTTTGTAAATATGTTTGGTGAATACCAATATTTATGGTGGGAgtgctttgatttgattttaaatatgcTTACTCTTTCTGTGATGTTGTTCTGCTGCCTGGCTGTTCTCTGGGCTCTGAAACGTTCTGGTccgggggaaggagagagagagggggaagggatgaACAACATGAAGCTGAGGGCCTTCAGGATCATTTCAGTGATCATGGTGTCTATGATTGTCAGCTACCTCCCACTGGTTCTTATTCTAGTCA gTCTGGGAAACTGCCCTGTGTCAGGGGACCCTGAGGCTGAGGTCCCACTGGGCAAAGACATCAAGTTCAACGACtcattttga